One region of Juglans microcarpa x Juglans regia isolate MS1-56 chromosome 7S, Jm3101_v1.0, whole genome shotgun sequence genomic DNA includes:
- the LOC121240417 gene encoding UDP-glycosyltransferase 87A1-like: protein MDLGSSERTRICHVVALPIPGRGHINPMMNLCKSLIVKNPDLFITFVVTEEWFGFIGGEPKPENLKFSTIPNVIPTEIGRGKDSPGHYEEVLKKMKASVEELLDRRLVLPATTMIADTYFTWAVEIGRKRNIKVASLWTMSAMVYSVFHHFDLLVQHHHFPIDSIAERGDEHVDYIPGVPSTRIADLPTCLYGKGLAVLDRALEAISWVSKAHCLLLASVYELETQVIEALKQHVAVPIYHIGPTIPYFKIHEKLSPQSSIDTAHHFKWLDLQPKASVLYVSQGSIHSVSSAQMDEIAAGLRQSGVRFFWVARAESSHIKEISGDMGLVVPWCDQLRVLCHPSVGGFWSHCGWNSTSEAVFAGLPMLSFPIYWDQVSNTKMVAEDWKIGWRVIKKDLDAESLVGREEIAVLVQRFMDLESSEGKEMRSKAKELRQICLQAIQRGGSTDSNIDAFACDISSSCQRN, encoded by the exons ATGGACCTCGGTAGCTCCGAACGAACCAGAATTTGTCACGTGGTGGCTCTGCCTATTCCGGGCCGAGGTCATATCAACCCCATGATGAATCTCTGCAAGTCACTGATCGTCAAGAATCCCGACCTTTTTATCACCTTCGTCGTCACCGAAGAGTGGTTCGGCTTCATCGGCGGCGAGCCCAAGCCCGAGAACCTAAAATTCAGCACCATCCCCAACGTCATACCAACAGAAATTGGCCGTGGAAAAGACTCTCCCGGCCACTACGAAGAGGTTCTGAAGAAGATGAAAGCTTCGGTGGAAGAGCTCCTGGATCGGCGTCTTGTGCTGCCGGCGACCACCATGATAGCAGATACTTACTTTACGTGGGCGGTTGAGATcgggaggaaaagaaatatcAAGGTGGCCTCGCTTTGGACCATGTCGGCGATGGTGTACTCGGTGTTCCATCATTTTGATCTCCTTGTTCAGCACCACCATTTTCCGATTGATTCCATAGCTG aGCGTGGAGACGAGCATGTGGACTATATCCCTGGAGTTCCTTCAACAAGAATAGCAGATCTCCCAACGTGTTTGTACGGGAAAGGCCTTGCAGTATTGGATAGAGCCTTAGAAGCCATATCCTGGGTGTCCAAAGCACACTGTCTTCTCTTAGCTTCTGTGTACGAGCTTGAAACTCAAGTCATCGAAGCTCTGAAACAACATGTTGCAGTACCAATATATCATATTGGCCCCACCATTCCTTACTTCAAAATCCATGAAAAGCTGTCTCCACAAAGCTCCATCGACACTGCCCATCACTTCAAATGGCTGGATTTGCAGCCTAAAGCTTCTGTTCTGTACGTCTCACAAGGCAGTATTCACTCAGTTTCAAGCGCCCAGATGGATGAAATTGCAGCAGGGTTGCGCCAGAGTGGGGTGAGATTCTTCTGGGTGGCCCGGGCGGAAAGTTCTCACATCAAAGAGATCAGTGGCGACATGGGATTGGTTGTACCTTGGTGTGACCAATTGAGGGTGTTGTGTCATCCTTCTGTTGGTGGGTTTTGGTCCCATTGTGGATGGAATTCTACTTCAGAGGCTGTATTTGCAGGCTTGCCGATGCTTAGTTTTCCCATATACTGGGATCAAGTCTCAAACACTAAGATGGTGGCGGAGGATTGGAAGATTGGGTGGCGAGTGATCAAGAAAGACTTGGATGCAGAAAGCTTGGTGGGAAGAGAAGAAATTGCAGTACTTGTGCAGAGGTTTATGGATTTGGAAAGCAGTgaggggaaagaaatgaggagcAAAGCAAAAGAACTTCGGCAGATTTGTCTGCAAGCAATACAGAGAGGTGGATCCACGGACAGCAACATTGATGCTTTTGCGTGTGACATCTCAAGTTCATGTCAAAGGAATTAA
- the LOC121240427 gene encoding malonyl CoA-acyl carrier protein transacylase-like, whose amino-acid sequence MAFSSASLTLPSISLQRIPSFSASDSLKGSNSSLWFKNVTLRSARDRNLERSRASMSVSVGSQAVVDDALFWDYKPSSGFLFPGQGAQAVGMGKDAQNLPAAADLYKKANDILGFDLLDICINGPKEKLDSTVISQPAIYVTSLAAVELLRARDGGQQIIDSVDVTCGLSLGEYTALAFSGAFSFEDGLKLVKLRGEAMQEAADAAKSAMVSVIGLDSEKVQQLCDAANQEVDEANKVQIANYLCPGNYAVSGGVKGVQAVEDKAKSFKARMTVRLAVAGAFHTRFMEPAVSRLEAALAATEIRTPKIPVISNVDAQPHADPDTIKKILARQVTSPVQWETTVKTLITKGLKKSYELGPGKVIAGIVKRIDKGADIENIGA is encoded by the exons ATGGCGTTCTCCTCCGCCTCCCTCACTCTCCCGTCTATTTCTCTCCAGAGGATTCCATCTTTCAGTGCCTCCGACTCGCTTAAGGGCTCCAATTCCTCATTGTGGTTTAAGAATGTGACTCTTCGGAGTGCTAGAGACCGGAATCTTGAACGATCTAGAGCTTCCATGAGCGTGTCGGTTGGATCCCAGGCCGTTGTCGACGATGCCTTGTTCTGGGATTACAAGCCCAGCTCCGGTTTCCTCTTTCCGGGACAG GGTGCCCAAGCAGTTGGTATGGGAAAGGACGCTCAAAATTTGCCTGCTGCGGCAGACTTGTACAAGAAAGCAAATGACATATTAGg GTTTGACCTTCTGGATATTTGCATTAATGGACCAAAAGAGAAGCTAGATTCGACTGTTATTAGCCAG CCAGCAATCTATGTCACGAGTCTAGCTGCAGTAGAGTTACTTCGTGCGCGTGATGGAGGCCAGCAGATCATTGATTCTGTTGATGTTACATGTGGTCTTAGCTTGGGAGAATATACAGCTCTGGCATTTTCTGGGGCTTTTAG CTTTGAGGATGGACTCAAGCTGGTCAAATTAAGGGGAGAAGCCATGCAG GAAGCTGCCGATGCTGCTAAAAGTGCGATGGTCAGTGTAATAGGACTGGATTCAGAAAAGGTTCAACAGTTGTGTGATGCAGCCAATCAAGAAGTTGATGAAGCTAATAAAGTTCAGATTGCAAATTACCTATGTCCC GGAAACTATGCTGTATCTGGAGGCGTTAAAGGAGTGCAGGCAGTAGAAGACAAAGCAAAGTCATTTAAGGCTCGAATGACG GTGCGCCTGGCTGTTGCTGGTGCTTTCCATACCAGATTTATGGAACCAGCTGTCTCAAGATTGGAAGCTGCATTAGCAGCTACGGAGATCAGAACTCCAAAAATACCAGTTATCTCTAATGTCGATGCACAGCCACATGCAGATCCAGACACAATCAAGAAGATATTGGCACGTCAG GTAACTTCCCCTGTTCAATGGGAAACAACAGTGAAGACTCTCATAACCAAGGGCCTGAAGAAGAGTTATGAATTGGGACCTGGAAAG GTTATAGCTGGCATTGTGAAGAGAATCGACAAAGGTGCAGACATTGAGAATATTGGTGCTTGA
- the LOC121240435 gene encoding mitoferrin-like, producing MAAKSPILGPIQNPNLPNSPNSTASPFLTRISMATDATPKFQNPDFRPVPQPPDFNPELSVSDHDGLRFWQFMIAGSIAGSIEHMAMFPVDTVKTHMQALGSCPIKSVGVRQALRSILKSEGPAGLYRGIAAMGLGAGPAHAVYFSVYEVCKKFFSGGNPNNPTAHAVSGVCATVASDAVLTPMDMVKQRLQLSNNHYAGLWDCVKRVLREEGLGAFYASYRTTVLMNAPFTAVHFATYEAAKRALTEISPDSASDERWVAHATAGAVAGALAAAVTTPLDVVKTQLQCQGVCGCDRYQSGSIRDVIRTIVEKDGYRGLLRGWVPRMLFHAPAAAICWSTYEASKTFFQNLNDTRKSGTVT from the exons ATGGCAGCAAAATCACCGATTTTGGGTCctatccaaaaccctaatctccCAAATAGCCCCAATTCCACTGCTTCTCCGTTTCTTACCCGTATCTCCATGGCGACAGACGCCACTCCCAAGTTCCAAAACCCGGACTTTCGGCCGGTCCCGCAGCCCCCAGATTTCAACCCAGAACTATCCGTTTCGGACCACGACGGCCTCCGCTTCTGGCAGTTTATGATTGCCGGTTCAATCGCCGGATCGATCGAACATATGGCCATGTTCCCGGTCGACACCGTGAAGACCCACATGCAGGCTCTCGGGTCGTGCCCGATCAAGTCCGTCGGCGTTCGACAAGCCCTCCGATCGATTTTGAAATCAGAGGGCCCTGCAGGGCTCTATAGAGGCATCGCCGCGATGGGTCTCGGCGCCGGGCCGGCGCACGCAGTGTACTTTTCGGTTTACGAGGTGTGCAAGAAGTTCTTCTCGGGTGGGAACCCGAATAACCCGACGGCGCACGCCGTCTCCGGCGTGTGCGCCACGGTGGCGAGCGACGCGGTGTTAACGCCAATGGATATGGTGAAGCAGAGGCTTCAGCTAAGCAATAATCACTACGCGGGGCTCTGGGATTGCGTGAAGAGAGTGTTGAGAGAGGAGGGTCTTGGAGCGTTTTACGCATCGTATAGGACCACGGTGTTGATGAATGCACCGTTTACGGCTGTGCACTTTGCGACCTATGAGGCTGCCAAGAGGGCCTTGACGGAGATTTCACCTGACAGCGCCAGCGACGAGCGGTGGGTTGCTCACGCCACCGCTGGGGCTGTGGCTGGGGCCTTGGCTGCCGCCGTGACCACGCCCCTCGATGTGGTAAAGACCCAATTGCAGTGTCAG GGTGTTTGTGGATGTGACAGATATCAGAGTGGCTCAATCAGGGATGTAATTCGAACAATAGTTGAAAAGGATGGATACAGAGGGCTCCTGCGCGGATGGGTTCCACGGATGCTTTTCCATGCTCCTGCTGCTGCTATCTGCTGGTCTACATACGAAGCCTCAAAAACTTTCTTCCAAAATCTCAATGATACCAGGAAAAGTGGCACTGTCACCTAA
- the LOC121240463 gene encoding LOW QUALITY PROTEIN: probable protein phosphatase 2C 26 (The sequence of the model RefSeq protein was modified relative to this genomic sequence to represent the inferred CDS: inserted 1 base in 1 codon), whose amino-acid sequence MSIPMIRASISQSPSLSLPFTLSSTDESFSRRKRQLSCAPSELNPVRSQVSFCVGTHLIPHPNKVDRGGEDAFFVSNYNXGVIAVADGVSGWAEQNVDPSLFSRELMSNASYLVGDEEVKNDPQILLKKAHAANSSIGSATVIVAMLERNGILKIANVGDCGLRVIREGQILFSTSPQEHYFDCPYQLSSEIVGQTYLDAAVSSMELMEGDTIVMGSDGLFDNVFNHEIISTIARYRDVAEAAKALANLASNHSMDSNFDSPYSFEARSKGYDVPLWKKILGMKLTGGKLDDITVIVSQVVSS is encoded by the exons ATGTCGATTCCCATGATAAGGGCTTCGATTTCTCAGTCCCCTTCTCTTTCCCTACCTTTTACCTTATCAAGCACAGATGAATCATTCTCAAGGAGGAAAAGGCAGCTTTCTTGTGCTCCCTCGGAGCTCAATCCAGTTCG GTCACAAGTGTCCTTTTGTGTTGGAACTCACCTCATTCCACACCCCAACAAG GTTGACAGAGGAGGGGAGGATGCTTTCTTTGTGAGCAACTACA GGGGAGTTATTGCTGTTGCCGATGGTGTCTCTGG TTGGGCTGAACAGAACGTGGATCCTTCATTATTCTCCCGGGAATTGATGTCTAATGCTTCATATTTGGTGGGGGATGAGGAG GTTAAAAATGATCCTCAAATTCTCTTAAAGAAAGCGCATGCTGCTAATTCCTCCATAGGTTCAGCTACTGT GATTGTTGCCATGCTGGAGAGGAATGGAATTCTAAAGATTGCCAATGTTGGGGATTGTGGCCTAAGAGTTATCCGTGAAG GTCAAATTCTTTTTTCGACATCTCCACAAGAACATTATTTTGACTGTCCCTATCAGCTGAGCTCAGAGATAGTTGGCCAAACCTACCTTGATGCAGCG GTTAGCAGTATGGAGTTGATGGAGGGAGACACCATAGTAATGGGCTCGGATGGGCTTTTTGATAATGTTTTCAACCACGAAATTATTTCCACTATAGCCAGATATAGAGATGTAGCTGAGGCTG CAAAGGCATTAGCTAACCTGGCAAGCAATCACTCCATGGATTCCAACTTCGACTCACCCTATTCATTTGAGGCCAGATCCAAG GGTTATGATGTTCCTCTTTGGAAGAAAATTCTTGGCATGAAGCTTACAG GTGGGAAGCTTGATGATATTACCGTGATTGTCAGCCAGGTTGTAAGctcttga